The following are from one region of the Carassius gibelio isolate Cgi1373 ecotype wild population from Czech Republic chromosome A13, carGib1.2-hapl.c, whole genome shotgun sequence genome:
- the LOC128026653 gene encoding homeobox protein EMX2, whose protein sequence is MFQPTPKRCFTIESLVAKDNPLPASRSEEPIRPAALSYANSSQMNPFLNGFHSSGRGVYSNPDLVFAEAVSHPPNSAVPVHSVPPPHALAAHPLSSSHSPHPLFASQQRDPSTFYPWLIHRYRYLGHRFQGNETSPESFLLHNALARKPKRIRTAFSPSQLLRLEHAFEKNHYVVGAERKQLAHSLSLTETQVKVWFQNRRTKFKRQKLEEEGSDSQQKKKGTHHINRWRMATKQGSPEEIDVTSDD, encoded by the exons ATGTTTCAGCCCACACCGAAGAGGTGTTTTACCATAGAGTCTTTGGTCGCGAAGGATAATCCTTTGCCAGCGTCGAGATCCGAGGAGCCCATACGACCAGCGGCTCTCAGCTATGCAAACTCAAGCCAGATGAACCCATTTCTAAACGGCTTTCATTCCAGCGGCAGGGGCGTCTACTCAAACCCGGACTTGGTGTTCGCTGAGGCTGTTTCACATCCTCCCAACTCCGCCGTCCCAGTTCATTCAGTACCTCCTCCTCACGCTTTGGCTGCTCACCCGCTGTCGTCCTCGCACAGTCCGCACCCTCTTTTCGCAAGCCAGCAAAGGGACCCTTCAACTTTTTATCCATGGTTGATACATAGATATAGATACTTGGGTCACAGATTTCAAG GAAACGAAACGAGTCCTGAAAGCTTCCTATTGCACAATGCACTGGCAAGAAAGCCCAAAAGGATTCGTACAGCTTTTTCTCCATCACAGCTACTACGGCTTGAACATGCTTTCGAAAAAAATCATTACGTAGTCGGTGCAGAACGAAAACAGCTCGCTCACAGCCTTAGCCTCACAGAAACTCAG GTAAAAGTTTGGTTTCAGAATAGAAGGACGAAGTTCAAGCGTCAGAAACTGGAGGAGGAAGGTTCGGATTCAcaacagaaaaagaaaggaaCTCATCACATAAACCGATGGAGGATGGCCACAAAACAAGGAAGCCCGGAGGAAATTGACGTCACCTCAGACGATTAA